GTGGAGCCGCCGCGTGTAGAGGACCTTGTCCTCGAACAGCATCGCGGGCCCGTGGTCCAGCGCGTGCGCCACGAGCGGGTACGCGTCGTGGAACGGGGTGGTCTCGTAGAGCGAGAGGTTGGGGATGCCGAGGAAGTGCTTCTGCACGCTCTGGCTGTGCGTGGGGCCGTAACCCCGGTTGCCGCCCACCGGGCAGCGGAACAGCACGCGCATCGGCTTGCGCTTGCCGTACATGGTCACGGACTTCGACACCAGGTTGAGCACCTGGTCGAACATGAGCGAGGCGAAGTCGCCGAACATCGCCTCCACCACGACCTGGTCGCCGGCCAGCGCGAGGCCGCCCGCGACCCCGGCGATCCCGGCCTCGCTCAGCGGCGTGGCCAGCACCCGGTCGGGGTGCGCGGTCGACAGGCCCTTGGTGACCTTGAACGCGCCGCCGTACGGGTCGAGCACGTCCTCGCCGAGCAGGTACAGGTCGGGGCGCTCGGCGAACAGCCTGCGCAGCGCCGAGTTCAGGTTCTCCACCACGCGGGGCGGGAGGGCGGTCACGGCGTGACCCCCTTGCCCACCAGGACGTCGCGCAGCGCCCGCACGGACCGGCAGGACCGGGCCTCGCGCGGGGTGAGGCGGACGCCGTAGGTCTTCTCGACGCCGACCACGATCTCCATGTGCCGCAGGCTGCTCCACGCGGACGTGGTCGCGCTGCCCGTCTCGTCGTCGACCTCGTCCGCCGGGACCCGCAGCACCGCCGCCACCAGGCTGACCAACTCGCTCACCGCGACACCCCCGCCTCGACCAGGTCCGCCCACTCCGCGGGCGGACGCGCCTCCACCTCCGCCACCACCCGCTCGACCTCGGCCCGCACCCGCTCGTCGACGGCCCGGAACCGCTCGCCGAGCGAGGCGGCCAGCTCGCCGTACCAGTCGGCCGCCCGCAGCGCCTCGACCTCCTCGGGCGACCGCGTGTCGTCACCCTTGCTGTGCGGGCCGAGCCGGCGGGTGGTGAACTGCACGACCGCGGGCCGGTGCTCGTGGCGCACCCGCGCCACCACCGGGGCGAGCACCGACCGGATGGCGGGCACGTCGTGCGTGGTGATCTCGACGAAGTCCACGCCGAACGCCCGCGCCCGGTCCCCGATGGTGCCGGCCAGCTGCGCGCCGGTCGGCGTGGACTGGGCGATGCCGTTGTGCTCGACCACCACGAGCACCGGCACCCGCCACAGCGAGGCCATGTTCAGCGCCTCGTACACCGAGCCCTCGCCCCAGGTGCCGTCGCCGATGTAGGCGGCGGCCACCCGGTTCGCGCCGGTGCGCTTGTAGTGCAGGGCCAGCCCGACGGCCAGGGGCAGGCTCTGCCCCTGCACGCCGGTGGACAGGAACCCGTCCCGGTGGACGTGCTGGCTGCCGCCGACGCCCGAGCACACGGCGCCCGCCCGGCCGGTGATCTCCGCGAGCAGGCCGGCCGGGTCGCGGAAGCTCGCCAGGTAGTGCCCGTGCCCGCGGTGGTTGCTGAGCACGAAGTCACCGTCGAGCAGCGGTGCCAGCGCCACCGGGACGTACTCCTGCCCCAGGCAGGTGTGCGTGGTCCCGTTGACCTTGCCCTCGCCGAACACGCGCAGCAGGGCCAGCTCGAAGTGCCGGATGCCGACCAGCAGCTCCACGTCCTCGTCCGACAGGGCGTTCATGGTCAGGACGCCTGCCGCAGGACCATGTCGCCGATGGAGATCACGTACTCGTCGGTCGGCTCGTCGTAGCGGATGGTGTACTCGGTCGGGTAGTAGCCGCCCTTCTGGTACGCCTTGGGCTGCTTGACCGGCGCGACCACGTTCGGCTTGGTCAGCAGGAACTTCCGGGTGGCCAGCGGCTCCAGGAAGATGTGCTTGCCGTCCCACGAGCCGTTGACGAAGACCTCGGTGAACTCCGGCTTGCCGGGCCCGAACTCGCGGGTCTTGTCCAGCCAGTGCAGGCCCATCTTGGCCACGGTCTTCTCCACCGGGTCGCCGGGCTCGGGGATGTAGTCCTCGGCGACGTACTTGTCGTCCAGCAGGTGGGTGGCCTTGGCGGGCTCGGCCTTGGGGTCGATGGTCATCGCCTCGTTGGCGTCGACGGTGTAGAAGTGGAACGCGATCTGCGGCTCGCCGAAGATCTCGGCGGGCTTGCGGCCCTTGGGGTACCAGTTGACCATCGCGTTCTCCACGACGGTCGGCCCGGCCTCCTCGGGGAAGGTCACCATCCAGTGCGTCGGGGTCTCGCCCTGCGGCAGGCCGTTGAGCGCCGCGGCGGTGACCCGGATGCCGACCTCGGTGGGCTTGCCCTCCTTGTCGACGGTGACGTAGGGCTTCATCATGCCCAGGCCCATCGCCACGGTGTCGCCCAGGACGGTCAGGTTGCCGTCGCCGTCGGTGCTGGCGCGGCTGGGCGCGCACGCGGCGATCCCGGCCGCGGCGGTGCCCGCCGCGAGGACCAGGGCGAGGCCGCGGCGGGCTCGTCTGCGTGAGGTGGTCATGGGAGCCTTCCCCTCTTTCAGTTGGTGCCGTAGACGGAGATGTGCCGGAGGTCGCCCGGCGTGTAGTCGGCCTTGCGCCAGTCCGAGTAGCGCTCCAGCAGCCGCAGGCCGGCCTGGTCGGCCATCTCGTCCAGCTCGGCCGCGGTGTAGTAGCGGAACTTCACCGGGTACAGCTGGATGCCGTGCTGGCTGAGCAGGACGTTCTGGATGCTCAGCAACTGCTGCTCGGGCTCGCGGATCGCCGCGCTGAGCACCACGTGGGTGACGTCGAGCAGCGACGTGGTGACGTACTGGTCGTGGGTGAAGCGGGAGTCGTCGACCTCCATCGTCTCCACGACCAGCCGGCCGCCGTCGGCGAGCTGCTTGCGCGCCGACTTGAGGAACTGCCGCTGCGCGTCGGCCTCCAGGAGGGCGCCGAACGTGCCCTGGGCGAGGTAGACCAGCGAGAACTCCCGGCCGAAGTCGACGTCGTTCATGTCGCCGACGGCGACGGTGATCTTGTCGGCGCCCGGCTTGGCCAGCAGCTGGTCCACCATGTCCTGGCTGATGTCGACGCCGTAGAGCTCGACCCCGGAGGCGGCCAGCGGGAGGCCGATGCGGCCGGTGCCGATGCCCGCCTCCAGCACCGGGCCGTCCCCGGCGACGCCGCGCAGGAAGTCCACGATGCCCGCCACCTCGACCGGGTCGTCGTTGACGATGTCGAACACCGCAGCGATGGCCTCACCGTACGATTCCGCGGAATAGTGCTGCATGCTGCGTCCCCTTACGTTCTCGGTGGCCCTGCGCTTCCCCTCCGAAGTGTTCGCGCGGGGAGTCTCAGACGTCTCTCGACGCGTACCGCCGCGCGGGCTCGCCGCACCACCGGCGCAGCGCGTCCGCCAGCTCCGGGCCCGCCTCGGGGCCGGCCCAGGCGACGTAGCCGTCCGGGCGCACCAGCACGACCGCCGGGCAGCGGCGGGCGATCGGCTCGACCAACTGGGCCTCGCGGACGCGGTCCGACCACTCCCCGGCGGATGCGCCGATCAGCACGAACCGGCCGTCCCGGAAGCACTCGTGCAGCCGGCCGCCGACCACGGGCCGGTCGGGCACCCGGCGGCCAGCCCACGCGCCGCCGTCGCCGCGGGGGTAGGACAGCGTCAGCCCGGCCAGGTGGGCGAGGTTGAGCCGCTGCAGGGCCTTCACCCGGACGAGCTTGGTCACCACCCAGCGCACCAGCCGGGCGCCGACGCCGTTGGACGTCTCGAAGCGGAACGACAGGTCGGTCTTGCGCAGGGTCTCCGCCGCGATCGGGTAGCGCTCGGCCTCGTAGCTGTCGAGCAGGCCGGGCGGCGCCCAGCCCTCGATCTCGGCGCGCAGCTTCCAGCCGAGGTTGATCGCGTCCTGGATGCCGGTCTGCAGGCCCTGGCCGCCCGACGGGATGTGGGTGTGCGCGGCGTCGCCGGCGAGCAGCACGCGGCCCACCCGGTAGCGCTTGGCGTGCCGCTGGGAGCTGCGGAACCTCGACAGCCACACGGGGTCGTGCGGTTCGACGTCCACGCCGAGGATGGCGGTGCAGCTCTCGCGCAGGTCCTCCAGCGACAGCGGCAGGTCGGCGGGCAGCTTCATCTTCTCGTGGTCGAAGACGATGACCCGGTAGGTGTCGTCGCGGAACGGGAACACCGCGACCATGCCGCGCCTGGTGATGCGCGCGTACGCCGGTGGCGAGGGCGGGTTGCGCAGCCGGCAGTCGCCCATGATCACGGAGTCGTCGTAGTTCCAGCCGTCGAAGTCGACGCCGACGGCGGCGCGGACGGTGCTGTTGACCCCGTCGCAGCCGACGAGGTAGTCGGCGCGCTCGGACGTGGTGGTGCCGTCGGGGCCGCGCACGTCGACCTCCACCCCGGTGTCGTCCTGGCGCAGCGCGACCACCTCGACGCCGGGGCGGATCACCGCGCCCGCGCGTTCGGCGGCCTCCTGGAGCACGCCCTCCGTCCGGTGCTGCGGGATGATGAGGCTGAACGGGAACGGCGTGTCCAGCAGGCCGTAGTCGAGGTACGTCCCGTCGCCGACGGGCGGGTTCGGGCACGGCCTGCCGTGCTCCAGCAGGCCGTGCGCGCGGCCCCGCAGGTCCAGCAGCTCCATGGTCCGGGGCTCCATCGTGAACGCCCGGGACAGCTCGGCGCGCCGGGAGCGCTTCTCCAGGACGTGGCACTCGATGCCCGCCTCGGCCAGTTCCGCGGCCAGCGCGAGGCCGGTGGGCCCCGCGCCGACGACGATCACCCTCGGTGCCAACGCGATCACTCCTCAGTCGGTGGGGTCCGGTAGTGCAGCCGCATGTCCGCGGACGTCTCCAGGAGCCGGGCGAGCGGTCCCGCCGCGATGACGCGGCCGTCCTTGAGCAGCAGCACCTGGTCGGCGCGTTCGAGCACCGCGGGCCGGTGCGACACGGCCAGGCACGTGGTCGAGGTGGCGAAGATGCGCCGCCACAGCTCCTGCTCGGTCTCCACGTCGAGCGCACTCGACAGGTCGTCCATCACCAGCAGCGCGGGTTCCCGCGCGAACATGCGGGCGGCGGCGGTGCGCTGGACCTGGCCGCCGGACAGCCGCACGCCGCGCACGCCGATCTCGGTGTCCAGCCCCGCGTCCAGCCGGGCCAGGTCCGGTGCGAGCACGGCGGTGTGCACGGCCCGCTCGACCCGCCCGTCGTCCGGCAGGCCCAGCAGGACGTTCTCCCGGACCGAACCGGACAGCAGGACCGGGGTCTGCGGGGTGTAGGCCACCCGGGGCGGCACCATGAAGTCGCCGGGGTCCTCGACGCGCTCGCCGTTCCAGCGGATCTCGCCGCCCTGCGGCGCGTACAGGCCGAGCACGGCGCGCAGCAGGGTGGTCTTGCCCGAGCCGACCTCGCCGGTCACCACGGTCACCGTGCCCGGCTTGATGGTCAGCGACACGTCCCGCACGCCGCGGGTGGTGCCGGGGAAGACGTGGGTCAGCGACCGGACCTCCAGTTCCCGCAGCGGTTCGGCCCGGGGCACCGGGGCGGGCGGCGGCGGTTCGGCCTTCAGGTGCAGCGGGTGGTGGTCGACCAGCGTCATCGGCCGGGCGCCCTGGAGCAGTTCCGCCGCGCGCACGAACGACACCCCGGACTGCTGGTAGGTCCGGACCAGGTAGCCCATGAAGTACGTGTACTCGGCGACCTGCATGAGGTAGGTGGCGAACAGCACGAAGTCGCCGGTGGTGAACTCCCCGGAGCGCATCCGGGCGCCCGCGACGAGCAGCACGAGCCCCGCGCCCAGGCTGGCGGTGCTGTTGAACACCGAGTCGATGGCCAGGCTCTGCACCCGGTCGCGGATCATGGCGCCCTTGCGCACCCGGTTGTCCGCGCGGAGCCGGTCGACGACCTCCTCCCGCTTGTCGGCGGCCTTGATCGCGCGCACCGCGGTGACGATCTCGCCGATGGTGCCGGTGACCCGGGCGGTCGCCTCGCGGCTCTGCTCGCGGACCCGGTAGGCCCTGGCCCGCGCCAGCTGCGCCAGCGCCAGCACGACGGCCAGCGGCACCATCACGATGACGGTGGTCCGCACGTCGACGCTGAGCAGGATGGCCAGCCCGCCGACCGCGAAGGTGATGCCCGACAGCATGTCGAAGCCCCAGCCGCCCATCAGCGCGATGGCGTCGCTGTCGTCGCGGACCGTGGACAGGCTCTCGCCGACGGTCTTGGGCATCGCCTGCGCGCCGGGCAGCCGGAACACCCGGTCGAGCAGGTTGCGCTGCACCAGCCCGCGGGCCCGCAGGTACCAGCCGGCCCACGCCGCGGTGGCGCCGACGATGGCGGTGCACCGGGCGAGGCCGCCCGCGACCACGATCGCCACGACCGTCCACACCGTCAGCCCCGGCGCCGCCCGGCCCTCCAGCACGTCGAACAGCAGCTTGCCCAGCACGCCGGGCAGCAGCGGCCACAGGTGGAACACCGCCCAGCCGGCCGCGGCCAGCAGGTAGCGCCACGGGCTGTAGGTGATCAGCCGCCACAGGAACGCCAGCGTCGGCGGCACCGCGCCCGCCTGCCCCGACCGCGACGCGGCCGGCCGTTCGTCCACTTGGCCCGGCGCGCTCATCGCAGCACCTTCCCGATCCGGTGCAGCTCGGCCAACCGCGATCCCGGGTCGCCGAGCAGGTCCGAGGTGGCGCCGCTCTCCACGACGGCGCCGCCGTCCAGCACGAGCACCCGGTCCGCGCGCAGGATGGTGTCGAGCCGGTGCGCGATGACGATCGCGGTCCGGCCCGCCAGCATCCGGTCGAGCGCCCGCTCCACCATCGCCTCGGTGACCAGGTCCAGCCTGCTCGACGGCTCGTCCAGGATCACCAGGCCCGGGTCCCGGAGGAACACCCGCGCCAGCGCCAGCAGCTGCGCCTGCCCGGCGGACAGCGTGCCCGGCGCGATCCGCGAGTCCAGCCCGGCGGGCAGCGTGGCCAGCCACGGCCCCAGCTCCAGCTCGTCGAGCACGGCCAGCAACCGCTCGTCGGTCACCGCGCCGTCGAAGAAGGTCAGGTTGTCCCGCAGGGACGCGTCGAAGACCTGCACGTCCTGCGTCACCAGGCCGACCTGCGCCCGCAGCGACGCCAGCGTCGCCTCCCGGGTGTCGACCCCGCCCAGCAGCACCCGGCCCCGCCCCGGGTCGTACATCCGGGACAGCAGGTGCGCGATCGTGCTCTTGCCCGCGCCGGTGCGCCCGACCAGGCCGAGCACCTGGCCCGCGGGCACCTCGAACGACAGCTCCTCCATGATCGTCTTGCGCTCGCCGCCGTCGCCCGCGTACTCGAAGCCCACCCGCTCGAACCGCACCGACAGCGCGCCGGGCGGCAGCGGCCGCGAGCCGTCCAGCACGGTGGACCGCTCGCCGAACAGCTCGGCGATCCGGCGGATCGCGGCACCGGCCTGCTGGAGCTTCTGCACCTGGAGCCGCAGCACCTCGATGGGGGTGGTGAGCATGGTGGCGTAGGCGACG
This portion of the Saccharothrix syringae genome encodes:
- a CDS encoding ABC transporter ATP-binding protein produces the protein MSAPGQVDERPAASRSGQAGAVPPTLAFLWRLITYSPWRYLLAAAGWAVFHLWPLLPGVLGKLLFDVLEGRAAPGLTVWTVVAIVVAGGLARCTAIVGATAAWAGWYLRARGLVQRNLLDRVFRLPGAQAMPKTVGESLSTVRDDSDAIALMGGWGFDMLSGITFAVGGLAILLSVDVRTTVIVMVPLAVVLALAQLARARAYRVREQSREATARVTGTIGEIVTAVRAIKAADKREEVVDRLRADNRVRKGAMIRDRVQSLAIDSVFNSTASLGAGLVLLVAGARMRSGEFTTGDFVLFATYLMQVAEYTYFMGYLVRTYQQSGVSFVRAAELLQGARPMTLVDHHPLHLKAEPPPPAPVPRAEPLRELEVRSLTHVFPGTTRGVRDVSLTIKPGTVTVVTGEVGSGKTTLLRAVLGLYAPQGGEIRWNGERVEDPGDFMVPPRVAYTPQTPVLLSGSVRENVLLGLPDDGRVERAVHTAVLAPDLARLDAGLDTEIGVRGVRLSGGQVQRTAAARMFAREPALLVMDDLSSALDVETEQELWRRIFATSTTCLAVSHRPAVLERADQVLLLKDGRVIAAGPLARLLETSADMRLHYRTPPTEE
- a CDS encoding class I SAM-dependent methyltransferase translates to MFDIVNDDPVEVAGIVDFLRGVAGDGPVLEAGIGTGRIGLPLAASGVELYGVDISQDMVDQLLAKPGADKITVAVGDMNDVDFGREFSLVYLAQGTFGALLEADAQRQFLKSARKQLADGGRLVVETMEVDDSRFTHDQYVTTSLLDVTHVVLSAAIREPEQQLLSIQNVLLSQHGIQLYPVKFRYYTAAELDEMADQAGLRLLERYSDWRKADYTPGDLRHISVYGTN
- a CDS encoding thiamine pyrophosphate-dependent dehydrogenase E1 component subunit alpha, with amino-acid sequence MNALSDEDVELLVGIRHFELALLRVFGEGKVNGTTHTCLGQEYVPVALAPLLDGDFVLSNHRGHGHYLASFRDPAGLLAEITGRAGAVCSGVGGSQHVHRDGFLSTGVQGQSLPLAVGLALHYKRTGANRVAAAYIGDGTWGEGSVYEALNMASLWRVPVLVVVEHNGIAQSTPTGAQLAGTIGDRARAFGVDFVEITTHDVPAIRSVLAPVVARVRHEHRPAVVQFTTRRLGPHSKGDDTRSPEEVEALRAADWYGELAASLGERFRAVDERVRAEVERVVAEVEARPPAEWADLVEAGVSR
- a CDS encoding FAD-dependent monooxygenase — its product is MAPRVIVVGAGPTGLALAAELAEAGIECHVLEKRSRRAELSRAFTMEPRTMELLDLRGRAHGLLEHGRPCPNPPVGDGTYLDYGLLDTPFPFSLIIPQHRTEGVLQEAAERAGAVIRPGVEVVALRQDDTGVEVDVRGPDGTTTSERADYLVGCDGVNSTVRAAVGVDFDGWNYDDSVIMGDCRLRNPPSPPAYARITRRGMVAVFPFRDDTYRVIVFDHEKMKLPADLPLSLEDLRESCTAILGVDVEPHDPVWLSRFRSSQRHAKRYRVGRVLLAGDAAHTHIPSGGQGLQTGIQDAINLGWKLRAEIEGWAPPGLLDSYEAERYPIAAETLRKTDLSFRFETSNGVGARLVRWVVTKLVRVKALQRLNLAHLAGLTLSYPRGDGGAWAGRRVPDRPVVGGRLHECFRDGRFVLIGASAGEWSDRVREAQLVEPIARRCPAVVLVRPDGYVAWAGPEAGPELADALRRWCGEPARRYASRDV
- a CDS encoding ABC transporter ATP-binding protein, yielding MSARPGEGPVTHGSLLRAYLGPQRASVVVMVVLLLVSILLEVAEPRIVAHFIESVRLGAAEGTLVGIALLFLGVAAGRQVGRVVAAYASERVSWTATNAAREDLTAHVLDLDLGFHESRSPGELIERIDGDVNEVAEFFSSLIVHLVGSVLLVLGILTALTVLDWRIGLTFAAITLVGLVALTRVAAIATVKWEDDREQSARFFGYVSESLRATEDLRSAGATGHAMAGFHRRLRAWLPVKVRAETWGSAIWVVLSLVFTAGMAFAFGYAGVFYQNGTVSFSGAYLVVAYATMLTTPIEVLRLQVQKLQQAGAAIRRIAELFGERSTVLDGSRPLPPGALSVRFERVGFEYAGDGGERKTIMEELSFEVPAGQVLGLVGRTGAGKSTIAHLLSRMYDPGRGRVLLGGVDTREATLASLRAQVGLVTQDVQVFDASLRDNLTFFDGAVTDERLLAVLDELELGPWLATLPAGLDSRIAPGTLSAGQAQLLALARVFLRDPGLVILDEPSSRLDLVTEAMVERALDRMLAGRTAIVIAHRLDTILRADRVLVLDGGAVVESGATSDLLGDPGSRLAELHRIGKVLR
- a CDS encoding acyl carrier protein; amino-acid sequence: MSELVSLVAAVLRVPADEVDDETGSATTSAWSSLRHMEIVVGVEKTYGVRLTPREARSCRSVRALRDVLVGKGVTP
- a CDS encoding DUF5602 domain-containing protein, with the protein product MTTSRRRARRGLALVLAAGTAAAGIAACAPSRASTDGDGNLTVLGDTVAMGLGMMKPYVTVDKEGKPTEVGIRVTAAALNGLPQGETPTHWMVTFPEEAGPTVVENAMVNWYPKGRKPAEIFGEPQIAFHFYTVDANEAMTIDPKAEPAKATHLLDDKYVAEDYIPEPGDPVEKTVAKMGLHWLDKTREFGPGKPEFTEVFVNGSWDGKHIFLEPLATRKFLLTKPNVVAPVKQPKAYQKGGYYPTEYTIRYDEPTDEYVISIGDMVLRQAS